GCCATTCAGCGGCACGTCTTGGTTCTTCCTCGACACTGATGCAACCCAATACGATCGGGGAGGCCATGTTGTGGTCAAGGACGGCATGGCAATTGATTCGCCTCCGGTGATCTCGACGTTCCGGCCAGTGAGCGGCGCCTCAAGCACATCAGTTCCGGCTCGATAGCTCCATGGTGCTCGCTGCTGCTGGATGACGGCGGCACACACTGCCCGCGCATCGGCGGCAAGGGGAATGGACGGCGGGACTGCTTCAGGGCAACGCTTGTGTACCCTTCGCAGGGAGCGGCGCCGGGCCTTCTGCGAGACCGCTGGCCGGATACAAGGTCAGCAGGGAACGTGCTTGCTGCGATGGCGCTTCCAGCCACTGTGCATAGGCGTTTTCGGAGAGAACCGCCATCATCCGCTTCTCCTCGCCTGGCTTGTGCATCCGCCGCATGAGGGGATGGGCATTGGCGTTGACGATCAGCGCCGTGAAGGGTGATCAGTTCCTCGCCGTCCTGATCCTTCGGGCGCCACCGCTCCCACAGGCCGGCGATGCCCATCGGAGCCCCGTCGGTACGCCAAAAGCGCCAGCGCACGTGCTGGCCGCTTTCCCAGTTCGGTTCGAAGAAGCTCTCCATCGGGATGATGCAGCGCTGGCCGCGTTTCCAAGCATCCCGGTAGGAGGCCTTGCTCTCCACGTCCTCGCTGCGCGCATTGACGGTGGACCACCCAATCTTCGGCGCCTTGGCCCACCACGGCAGCAGGCCCCAGGTCGCGGCGATCGACTGCAACCCGAGGTCGATGCGCTCGGCATCTCGCCGGACGATCGGCCCCTGATAGCGCGGCCACAGCTCCGGCTTCCAGTCCTCGCTTTGCAGCCCAATGCCAAACGCAGCGAGCAGCCGCGGATTGCTGCGAACCGGGACGTAGCTCACGCACATGTGCTCACCTCACTGAAGATGTGAAATGCTGCGCCGCAACAGCGGCCAACCCTCTGGCCAGGGAACGCGTGCGGTTCTTCTGGCGATGAGTGTGTAGGCATCGGCCTGACTCGACAAGGACGGGGCGGTGAGATACTGTATATATAAACAGGTATCCGCATGTCTGCCGCCGCTCCCTCTCCCTCACGTGTGCCTGCCGACCGGTGTGCCGAGACCGTTCTGGAATCACTCGATCCAGCGATCGAGTGTTCACTGTGGCGCGGCACCGAGCTGTCGTGCGGCGAGCAGCGCACTGTGAGTACCGGCTTCGAGGGCCTGGATGCTGAACTACCGGGTCGGGGTTGGCCCTTGGGCGCGGTGACAGAAATCCTGCAGCCGCAGGCCACTCTGGCGGAATGGCGACTGCTCGGGCCGGGACTGCGCCAGCTGGCGACCGCAGAGCGTCCCTTGTGGCTGGTGGGGGCGCCCCATGCGCCCTACTGTCCCGGGCTGCGTTTGGCTGGCCTTCCTGAAACCCACTTGATTCGGGTGCGTGTCGACATCCCGGCTGAGCGGCTGTGGGCAACCGAGCAAGCGGTCAAGGCCGACGGTCTGGGTGCCGTGCTGGCTTGGCTGCCCCAGGTGCGGCCGGCGCAAATCCACCGATTGCAAGCCTGTGCAGCTCAAGCCGACATGCCCATCTTCTTGATGCGGCCGGAGCTTGCCCTGCGTGATGCTTCTGCAGCGCCACTGCGGCTGGTGGTATCTCTCGGTGACGCATGGACGTTGCACGTGCAGATCGCAAAGCGCCGCGGCCCAGTTCATGAAGGTCAGTTATCGCTTCCCGCTGTGTCGCCTCAGTTGGCACGGCTCGCAGCGGCCCGCTTGCAGTCCATGGGCCATAGTTTCATGGAAAGCCACCGGGTTGCGTCAGCTGCCACTGCTTCTCCTTACCCCGCGCTTGTCACCGACCATGCTGTTGCCGAGTGAGCCCGGTGCTCAAGGTAGTGTTCCTGCCTTCAACCTCCGCTCCGGCCGGCAGCAGACGTCAACGTGTGCGCCGCCGGGTCAACGAGCGCAAGCAGGCTGGCCGCCGCAGAAGAGTTGCGCTCCTGGGTATATGCCAAGGGACGGGCATTTGCGAGTCTGGTGGCGCGAGGAGATGCCGACGCCCGCTGGGGTTCTGTCCAGGCGCGGCGCGACCTGTGTCCTCCCCCTCAGCACTCCCGAGCATGCGGCCTTGCCGGATCGCGGTGGGGGCACCTTCCGCAATGCCGAGAAGGTGGCGGGCTGATCTGTGCGAGAAGGGCTACCCGGGCCGGCCAGGGTCAGTGCGGCGACGCATGGCGGGGTAGAGCCGCAGCGGCCCTTGACAGCGACTACGGTGCGCTCCTTGGAGCAACCAACATTCGTCTTTGAGCAAACGGACCGATGGCGCCTCGGGATGAGTGGCGGCTGCTACGTTTCAGCGGCAGGGCTCAGCCGCGCCTCTGACGGTTTTGGTTCAGGCACCAGCCGCACCAGCATTCGGGCTACGGCACGGGTGCCGCCAATGAATATGAGCGCTCCGAGCACATTGAACGCGACATGTGCATTGGCGATCTGCTGCGCGGCGTCGTGCGCCGAAGCTCGGGCCAAAGCTGTGAGCGGCTCCAACAGGGCCACCCCGGCGGCGGCCGTCGTCAGGTTGAAGCCGAGATGGAAGACGCCAGCCCTGATGGCTGCAGCCGACCGGCCGAGGGTGGCCAATAGGGTGTCGGCGCAGGTGCCGATCTCCGCCCCCAGCATGAGCGCCAAGCCGGCCTCCAGGCCGATGAGTTGCTGGCTGGCCAGGGTGATGACGATGGCCATCATCGCAGAGGAGGACTGAATCGCCACGGTGGCGGCCGCACCCACCAATACACCCATCACGGGGTCGGAGAAGCCTTTCAGCCAGTGCTTGACCATATCACTTTGGCCCAGTGGCTCCATCGCATGCCCGATCGTGGTCAGCGCAAACAGAATGGCGCCCATGTAGAAGACCGGCTCGCTCCAGTGAGCACCTCGACGGTGGCGGGTAAGAAATTGACCCGCCAGGCCAAGGATCAGAAGCACAGGCGCATAAAGGTCGACATTGAGTGCGAAGACCTGGCTGGAGAAAGTGGTGCCGATGTTGCTACCCAGGATCACGGGCAGGCTTTCGGCGAAGCCGATCAGCTGGGCGTCCACGAGTGCGATCACGAGGATGATGGTGGCTGATGACGAATCCAGCACAACGGTCGCCGCTGTGCCGGAAAGCAGCCCTGCTGCCCGGCGACCCGCGGCTCGCTTCAGCATGGACTTCAACCGGTCGCCCGCGACCTCCTGGAGGCTGATCGCCAGACGGGCAATCGCCCACAGAAACAGGGCCAGGCCGGCCGCAAAAGTCGCCCCCATCGCCACCCAGTCCAACTCACCTCCTCGAGTGCTTGCCGCTGCGGCACTGCTGCTCAAGGGGAGAAGAAGCAGCGAGACGGTCGCACCCACCTGAAGCGCTTGCTGTGCATCTCGATACAGTGGCCTTGTCATGATGCGTTGCTCCCTCTCCAAATGGTCGCCCAAGGCGGCAACGCTAGAAAGGCCGTGTGACGACATCGCGACAGACTTGGTTCGCCTTGCGGTCTCCTGTGAAGACGCAGAGCAAGCGTTTGCCTCGTCTGCGCGTCCTCACAGCGCGGTCAGGTGAGCGCAGCAAGGGCTGCGCCTTCGAAAGACTGGCACAGCCCTCGGCGGTGTGGAGGCCGCAGAGACGGCGACGCACGGCTGGCTCTTGAAAGGTCACCGGTGCGATCCCTCCTTTCAGCTCATGTTGCTGGCAGCTGCGCGTATGCGCGGAGAGGTCCCTCGGCAAGGATCACCCGAGGTGCCATTACTGCCAGGCGCTGCCCGGAGCCGAATCACTGGAAAGACGGTATCTCTGCTGCCCACCGACCGAAATGGCTCGAGGCCGATGTACAAATGTCATCTGGCATTTGGAGGAGACGAGTTTGAGCATCAACGAGCGCCGTGCGAGCACGCGCAAGCTGTTGCGGGTGCCTGTGGTCTTGCAGCTATTGTCCGGGGAGCGACTGGAGGGCCGGATGCTGGACGTCAGCGGTGGCGGCCTGAGCGTTACGGTAACAACCGATCCCCGTGTGGGGACGCAGTGCCGCGTGTTCAATTACCTTGCCGCTCGACGACTCGCGGCATGCAGTCAACTGCCATGCCCCTGTGGTCCACGCCATTCTTCCAAATGAGCTTGGCTTCGATGTGGGCCTAAAGGTCAATCAGATGCATGCCGATTTTCAGGCGAAATTGGAGAAGTACTTGCGTCAATGACGCGGCTATGCGGTCCTTGAAACTGAGTGCTCAGCAAGGACGTGAAGTCACCAGCGATCCGTTGGCTCAAATGGAGATACTTCGACCAATCCGCGTTCGAGCAAACGCTGGATAACCGGTCGCACATCCTCCGTGCAGAGGCCTAGATCTAGCAGAGGACGCAACTGGGTATAGCCGTTCACCACGCCGAGAAAACGACGCTCTTCCCGGGACAATGAACCGGGCGCCGACACGAGGATTCGCTGCCCCAAGACAGTGCGGCGGTAGACCGTTTCATCGGCGAAGGAATCTGACCTATTCACGTCGAGATCCTGTCATCGATTCGTCACCTGAAAAGACTAGCAGACGAAAGCGGAAGGCACTGCAATTCCTTTGCTTGTAACGCGGAAGTCCTGCCATCGCATCTCTCGACTGGCCGTCAATTCATGCAGTTGACACTCTCTTCCCCGATAGTTATTCGCGGCAAGTGAAGTGAATCATCTCGGAGTGCAGGAGCATCGAACATGCGGGCGGGCATACGGAAAGAATGGGTCCAGCGGGCGGTGAGTCGCTACCGCGAGCGGCGCCCTTGGCTGGGAGAGCAGGTGGCCACAGAGATCGCCAGCCTGTTGTGGAGAAGTGATGGCTCTGTCGTCGCACCCGAACAAGCAGTCGACATCCACATCGAACAGTGGGACCAGCTCGTCGAGTCCCTCAGCGCATGACGCGGGCTGGAGTGTCCAGCCTATGCCGGTGTGTTCCAGGTCGCGTTCACCCGCCAGCGATGGGCACTACAGAGCCGCCTCCCGGCGACCACCATCTTGGGGACCATGATGACGCGGGGCCAGTCCACCATTCACGTGAAGCTGCCGCCCCCAGTGCTTGGCTGCATCCTGGACCGATTCTGCGCGGCTGCCGGCTTGCGTCCGAGACCTGCGGCATTCATTGAAGACGACGAGGGTCGCTTCCATGTGACGCTAGGCCGTCATGCGTTCTGTGGCGAGTTCGATGCCGCTTGCCGGTGGCTCAACGAAGAACTCCGGCGCTTGGGCAGCGCATGCCCGCGGTGCTAGGGGCGCCGCGTGTCCGGCACGACGGCAGCTGCCGTGGCCACCATGGTCCGAGAGGCTGTCTACCGCAGTACTCCCAACACGTCGGAGCCGTCCTGCGGGCGGATCTGCTGAAAACGCTGCAGCACCCGCGCCTGCACGGTCGTGGGCAGGGGCGCAAAACCGGTGCCATCAAGGAGCTTGTCGCCCTTCATGAAGCTACCGTAGAAGAAGCGCAAGGTGTTGCGCGCTGCTGTAGCTGAAGGCGGCTGTGCGTCCAGTAGCACGTAAGTCGCTTGGGTGATGGGCCAGCTCTGCGGGCCGGCTTGATCAAGCAATGAGGGCTCGTTGTCGGTGGCGCTCGCAAAACCCGAAGCCGTTACGGCAGCCCGGAAAGCCGCTGGAGAGGCATCGACATAGTTGCCCGCACGATTCTGCAATTTCACTGGCCGCAACTGATCCATGTCGACCCTGTCAAACGACGTGTAGCCGATGCCGCCAGGCGTGTTGCGAATCGCCTTGCTCATGCCGTCGCTGCCTTCGACCCGTATGACCTCACCCGGCCAAGCCGGTTGCAGCGATGGCACCACGGCAGCAGCGAACTTGGCGGACACCATGCCGAGGTAACGCGTATACGATTCACTGCTGCCGGATGCATCCGCCCGCACGACCCGTCGGATCGGCAGCGCTGGCAGCACGAGGCCACGGTTCAGGTCAGCGATGCGGGCATCATTCCAGACCCGGACCTCACCCTGCATGATGGCAGCGAGCACCGGACCGGTCAGCTGCAGACGCTGGCCGCCGGCAATTTCCAGTTGGACCACAGGAACCAGGCCGCCCACCATGGTCGGGAACTGGATCAGGCGATCCTTGCTCAGCTTCTGGACGTCCAGTGGCGAATCGCTGGCGCCAAAGTCGATGCGCCGGGCTGCCATCTCGCGCACACCGGCACCTGAACCGGTTGCGGCATAGCTGACGCGTACCCCTGATTCACGCGCAAAAGCCTCGCCCCACCGGCTGTACACCTTTGCAGGAAAGCTAGCACCCGCGCCGCGGACCTCGGGCTCGGCCGCTGTAGCGCCCATGGTAGAGAGAACGAGGGCGGCACCGACCCCTAGGAAGGCAAATCTCATATGCATTTACTTACTTCACAGCAAAACCGCGCGCATGGTAGCGGTTCCCCTGTGATTCGTCTGTGCGTTCCTCACGCTCTGACGGGCGCTGCAGTGGGAGCCGGTGCCTAGCGCGCTGGGCACTGCACGGCAGCGGTTGACGTCTACTGAATCGCCCCGGGATGAACTGCCCCTTGAAGTTGTTCGAGCTTCTAGCGGTCGGTTCAAATGCGGGGCGGTCCCACGAACTCCCGCGGCGACCTTCTTGCCCTGCGGCGATCGGAGCCAGCGGTGCAAGTGCAAATTCACCGATCCGGAAGCGTCGCGCCGTCGCCCCGCGGCCCGGCCAAGAAGGCGTCACGCGCAACAGCTGACGCATTCAGGCACAACACCGCCCGGCAGTCGTCTCAACTCCCCTTCCGCAGGTGGGCGCGGTGTATCTTCACTCGCGGGAGCATCAATGCGCTCCGTCCCGTCTGAGGCAGCAAACCGAGGTGCTGCAGCCGTGCACAATGCGTGCTGCCTTTTGCCCACTAGGCCATTTCGATGTCAGATTCGAATACTCACAAAAATCTTGCCGCTCTGACGCTCGGCGCACTCGGCGTTGTCTACGGGGATATCGGCACGAGCCCCCTGTATGCACTCAAAGAGATATTCCATGCCGGCCATGTCCCGCCCACACCGGACAACATCCTCGGCGTCCTGTCACTGATCTTCTGGACGATGACGGTGATCGTCTCGTTGAAGTACGTGCTGCTGATCCTCAGGGCCGACAACAATGGCGAAGGTGGACTGATCGCCATGCTCGCCCTCGCGACGACCGCGGTGAAGGACAAGCCACGGTTGCGCGAAGTGCTGCTGCTCGCCGGATTGTTCGGGACGGCGGTGTTCTACGGCGACGGGGTCATCACACCCGCAATCTCGGTGTTGTCCGCCGTCGAGGGATTGCAGGTCGTCGCCCCGCCGCTGAAATCCTACGTCTTGCCCGTCACCCTGCTGGTGCTCACCGGGCTTTTCGTCGTCCAACGTTTCGGCACCGGTGGCATCGGGCGGTTCTTCGGCCCGGTCACCCTAATGTGGTTCACAGTGTTGATTGCGCTCGGCCTGCCCCATGTGCTGAGTGCCCCAGGCGTGCTCAAGGCGCTGAACCCGCTGTACGCGCTGGAGTTCTTCCTGCATTTCAAGGCCACGGCGTTCGTGGCGCTCGGGGCCGTGATCCTGGTCGTCACCGGCGGCGAAGCGCTCTATGCCGACATGGGCCACTTTGGCAAGCGGCCGATTCGCCTCGCCTGGTATGGACTGGTGATGCCTGCTCTCGTGGTCAATTACTTCGGACAGGGGGCCCTGCTGTTGCAGCAACCCACTGCGGTGGACAACCCGTTCTACAAGATGGCGCCGGACTGGGCCGGCGTGCCCTTGGTCATCCTGGCGACGGCGGCCACGGTGATCGCATCGCAGGCATTGATTTCAGCGGCGTTCTCCGTCACGAAGCAGGCGATCCAGCTCGGCTTTCTGCCGCGGATGCAGGTGCTGCATACGTCCGCCAGTGACGTCGGCCAGATCTACGTGCCGTTCATCAACTGGGGACTGTACGTACTGATTGTGCTGGCCGTGGTCCTCTTCGAGACGTCCACCAGCCTCGCCTCCGCGTACGGCATTGCGGTCGCCTTGGACATGACGATCACCACGATCATGACCTTCTTTGTGGTCCGCTACGGCTGGCGTTACCCGTTGTGGCTGGCCATCGGTGCGACGGTGTTCTTCTTTGTTATCGACGTCGCGTTTTTCGCCTCCAACATGCTCAAGCTGTTCCACGGCGGCTGGTTCCCGCTCATGATTGGTGCCGCCATGTTCGCGCTGATGCTGACGTGGAGGGACGGGCGGGAGATCCTGAGTGAGAAGCTGAGAACGTCTTCCACGGGGTTGAAGGAGTTCCTGGACTCGGTCTTCCTGGGGGAGCCGGTCCGCGTGCCCGGTACAGCCGTCTTCCTTACCGCGGAAGAGGACATTGCACCGAATGCGCTGCTGCACAATCTGAAGCACAACCAGGTGCTCCATGCGCAGAACCTATTCGTGACCGTACGGCATCATCAGGTCCCGGTGGTCGCCCCAGAGCGTCGCCTTGTGATCGAATCGCTGGGCAGGGATTGCTGGAAGCTCGTCCTTCACTTCGGCTTCAAGGAAGAGACGGACGTGCCGCAGGCTCTATGCCAGCTTGGTCAGCATGGTGTCGAGCTGGACGAGATGCGAACGTCCTACTTCCTGTCCCGCGAACTGGTGCTTCCCAAGTTCGGCAACGCAGGGATGGCGATGTGGCGCGAGAAGCTGTTCGCCAACCTCCATCACAACGCGTCCGGGGCTGCTGACTTTCTGTGTCTGCCGCCCAACCGTGTTGTCGAGGTCGGTGCACAGGTCGAGATCTGAGGGACCGCCTCTCGCATCGGGTCTCGCCTCCTTCTTTCCAGCCGGAACCCCTCGGGTTCCGTTGAGGGCTCTTCCATGTTGATCAACTGCGTCGCATATCGTGAGGGAGTCAAGGTTGCCGACATCCCGGTCGAAGCCATCAACGATTACCTGGCGATGCCAGGGCACTTTGTGTGGGTGGCGCTGAAGGACCCCGCCCCTGAGGAGTTGCGCCAGATGCAGGATGAGTTCAACCTGCATGACCTGGCGGTCGAGGATGCCGTTCATGGCCAGCAACGGCCCAAGGTGGAGCAGTACGGCAGCTGCCTTTTTCTGTCGATGCACCTAGTGGGAACGGGCACTGCGGCCGACGCCGATCTTTGCGTTGGCGAGGTCGCCGTGTTTGCCGGGGCGAACTTCGTGCTGTCGGTGCGGAACCGCAGCACCCTCGACTTCCTGGGAGTGCGTCGCAGGGCCGAGGCCGAACCCGAACTGCTGCGCCACGGACCCGGGTTCGTCCTCTACGCGCTGATGGACGCGGTAGTCGACCGCTACTTTCCTGTGCTGGACCTCCTGGAAGAGGAGCTGGAAATGATCGAGGACGACATTTTCGGGAAAGGCAGCGCGAGGGCCAATATCGAACGCTTGTACCGGCTCAAGCGGCGCCTCATGGTGCTACGCCGGGCGGTCGCCCCGCTGTTGGAAGCGATGAGCGAGCTGCAAGGATCGCGCGTGCCTCCGCTGGTGGCAGGCATGCAAGAGTACTTCCGGGACGTCATGGACCACCTTGCACGTATCAACGGGTCGATCGACACGATACGCGACACCATCAACACGGCGATCCAGGTGACCCTGTCGATGACGAGCATCGAGGAGAACGTGGTCACCAAGAGGCTCGCGTCCTGGGCGGCCATCTTTGGCGTGTGGACCGCGCTGGCCGGCGTCTGGGGGATGAACTTCGAGCACATGCCAGAGCTCAAGCTGCAGTACGGCTATGCGCTTGCACTCGGGACGATGGCGGCGGCATGCGGGGGCCTGTTCTGGCGCTTCCGACGCGCAGGTTGGCTCTAGGGCGACCGTGCAGAGAGAGGCGGTGGCGACAGGCATCGCACACCTCTGTCAGGCGACGATGCTCTTCAGTCGACGACATTGCAGTCGCTGCCCGACAGCACTGGGCCGCTGACTTCGGCGCGTCGATGCGCCCCCCCCGGGCCACTCGTAGCCACCTCTCGCGTCCCGGGGAGGGATAGCCCCTGGACGCATGACGAGGCGCCGCCCCACCCCGGGCTGGGCCGCCACCTGCGCTCGCGTCTTTATACGGCCTTGATGCCGGCGACCTACAAATTGCCGACATCTTTATGCGCGTCTTTCTAGGATTCCCCCATCTTAGAAGGAGGGCGTCCCGATGGATGTCGTTTATGTCGCGCTCGGCGCGGCCTTCTGGCTCCTGTTCGTAGCGATCGCCAGGGGCTGCGCGAAACTGGGAGGAGCCCAGCCATGACCTCGTTGTAC
This genomic stretch from Eleftheria terrae harbors:
- a CDS encoding SOS response-associated peptidase: MSYVPVRSNPRLLAAFGIGLQSEDWKPELWPRYQGPIVRRDAERIDLGLQSIAATWGLLPWWAKAPKIGWSTVNARSEDVESKASYRDAWKRGQRCIIPMESFFEPNWESGQHVRWRFWRTDGAPMGIAGLWERWRPKDQDGEELITLHGADRQRQCPSPHAADAQARRGEADDGGSLRKRLCTVAGSAIAASTFPADLVSGQRSRRRPGAAPCEGYTSVALKQSRRPFPLPPMRGQCVPPSSSSSEHHGAIEPELMCLRRRSLAGTSRSPEANQLPCRP
- the corA gene encoding magnesium/cobalt transporter CorA; translation: MLINCVAYREGVKVADIPVEAINDYLAMPGHFVWVALKDPAPEELRQMQDEFNLHDLAVEDAVHGQQRPKVEQYGSCLFLSMHLVGTGTAADADLCVGEVAVFAGANFVLSVRNRSTLDFLGVRRRAEAEPELLRHGPGFVLYALMDAVVDRYFPVLDLLEEELEMIEDDIFGKGSARANIERLYRLKRRLMVLRRAVAPLLEAMSELQGSRVPPLVAGMQEYFRDVMDHLARINGSIDTIRDTINTAIQVTLSMTSIEENVVTKRLASWAAIFGVWTALAGVWGMNFEHMPELKLQYGYALALGTMAAACGGLFWRFRRAGWL
- a CDS encoding potassium transporter Kup, which encodes MSDSNTHKNLAALTLGALGVVYGDIGTSPLYALKEIFHAGHVPPTPDNILGVLSLIFWTMTVIVSLKYVLLILRADNNGEGGLIAMLALATTAVKDKPRLREVLLLAGLFGTAVFYGDGVITPAISVLSAVEGLQVVAPPLKSYVLPVTLLVLTGLFVVQRFGTGGIGRFFGPVTLMWFTVLIALGLPHVLSAPGVLKALNPLYALEFFLHFKATAFVALGAVILVVTGGEALYADMGHFGKRPIRLAWYGLVMPALVVNYFGQGALLLQQPTAVDNPFYKMAPDWAGVPLVILATAATVIASQALISAAFSVTKQAIQLGFLPRMQVLHTSASDVGQIYVPFINWGLYVLIVLAVVLFETSTSLASAYGIAVALDMTITTIMTFFVVRYGWRYPLWLAIGATVFFFVIDVAFFASNMLKLFHGGWFPLMIGAAMFALMLTWRDGREILSEKLRTSSTGLKEFLDSVFLGEPVRVPGTAVFLTAEEDIAPNALLHNLKHNQVLHAQNLFVTVRHHQVPVVAPERRLVIESLGRDCWKLVLHFGFKEETDVPQALCQLGQHGVELDEMRTSYFLSRELVLPKFGNAGMAMWREKLFANLHHNASGAADFLCLPPNRVVEVGAQVEI
- the pstS gene encoding phosphate ABC transporter substrate-binding protein PstS; its protein translation is MRFAFLGVGAALVLSTMGATAAEPEVRGAGASFPAKVYSRWGEAFARESGVRVSYAATGSGAGVREMAARRIDFGASDSPLDVQKLSKDRLIQFPTMVGGLVPVVQLEIAGGQRLQLTGPVLAAIMQGEVRVWNDARIADLNRGLVLPALPIRRVVRADASGSSESYTRYLGMVSAKFAAAVVPSLQPAWPGEVIRVEGSDGMSKAIRNTPGGIGYTSFDRVDMDQLRPVKLQNRAGNYVDASPAAFRAAVTASGFASATDNEPSLLDQAGPQSWPITQATYVLLDAQPPSATAARNTLRFFYGSFMKGDKLLDGTGFAPLPTTVQARVLQRFQQIRPQDGSDVLGVLR
- a CDS encoding Na/Pi cotransporter family protein, whose translation is MAMGATFAAGLALFLWAIARLAISLQEVAGDRLKSMLKRAAGRRAAGLLSGTAATVVLDSSSATIILVIALVDAQLIGFAESLPVILGSNIGTTFSSQVFALNVDLYAPVLLILGLAGQFLTRHRRGAHWSEPVFYMGAILFALTTIGHAMEPLGQSDMVKHWLKGFSDPVMGVLVGAAATVAIQSSSAMMAIVITLASQQLIGLEAGLALMLGAEIGTCADTLLATLGRSAAAIRAGVFHLGFNLTTAAAGVALLEPLTALARASAHDAAQQIANAHVAFNVLGALIFIGGTRAVARMLVRLVPEPKPSEARLSPAAET
- the imuA gene encoding translesion DNA synthesis-associated protein ImuA; translated protein: MSAAAPSPSRVPADRCAETVLESLDPAIECSLWRGTELSCGEQRTVSTGFEGLDAELPGRGWPLGAVTEILQPQATLAEWRLLGPGLRQLATAERPLWLVGAPHAPYCPGLRLAGLPETHLIRVRVDIPAERLWATEQAVKADGLGAVLAWLPQVRPAQIHRLQACAAQADMPIFLMRPELALRDASAAPLRLVVSLGDAWTLHVQIAKRRGPVHEGQLSLPAVSPQLARLAAARLQSMGHSFMESHRVASAATASPYPALVTDHAVAE